In a single window of the Chondrocystis sp. NIES-4102 genome:
- a CDS encoding ferredoxin, producing the protein MPTVNVQGKTFVCDYGANLRKVLLKHKIDLYNGKSRIINCRGIGTCGTCAVGIIGDVSAANWRDQARLSLPPHSPKQNRRLACQTKVLGDIEVIKYDGFWGQKESPIS; encoded by the coding sequence ATGCCTACTGTAAATGTACAAGGAAAAACTTTTGTTTGTGACTATGGTGCTAATCTACGCAAAGTTTTATTGAAGCATAAAATAGACTTGTATAACGGTAAATCAAGAATTATCAACTGTAGAGGAATTGGTACTTGTGGTACTTGTGCGGTTGGTATAATTGGTGATGTTTCTGCTGCTAATTGGCGTGATCAGGCTCGGCTTTCCCTACCGCCTCATTCTCCTAAACAAAATCGCCGTCTTGCCTGTCAAACTAAAGTTTTAGGGGATATAGAAGTGATTAAATATGATGGCTTTTGGGGGCAAAAGGAATCACCCATTAGTTAA
- a CDS encoding TetR family transcriptional regulator has product MFILIEIEQGLISFIKYKSSQEIANYSSINLKNPHNSIYKNLLTKTFSSILLNRPNGLKELMSKAEQTKAYIIEQAAELFNLKGYAASSIADIMQATGLKKGGIYNHFKSKDELALAALDYAVSLLSQRIWSVVKTKRNAIDRLQALVASYLIYIDDPPIVGGCPILNAAIETDDTNSPLRDRALQAMNSSRSLIVRIIKTGIKKGEIRSTVEPDTVATVIFSAIEGAIMMSKLERNPIHLKRVVAHLQTYIQDLALNK; this is encoded by the coding sequence GTGTTCATACTAATTGAAATAGAACAAGGATTAATCTCTTTTATCAAATATAAATCGTCTCAAGAAATCGCCAATTACTCTAGTATTAATTTAAAAAATCCCCATAATAGTATCTACAAGAATTTGCTAACTAAAACTTTTTCAAGTATATTATTAAACAGACCGAACGGTCTTAAAGAATTAATGTCTAAAGCCGAACAAACTAAAGCGTATATCATTGAGCAAGCAGCAGAGTTATTTAACCTCAAAGGTTATGCAGCTTCATCTATTGCCGATATTATGCAAGCAACTGGTTTAAAGAAAGGGGGAATTTATAATCATTTTAAAAGTAAAGACGAACTAGCGTTAGCAGCGTTAGATTATGCAGTTAGCCTTTTAAGTCAAAGAATATGGAGTGTAGTAAAAACTAAACGTAATGCCATCGATCGCTTACAAGCACTGGTAGCTAGCTATTTAATTTATATTGATGATCCACCAATTGTAGGGGGATGTCCAATTTTAAATGCAGCCATTGAAACCGATGACACAAATTCTCCTTTGCGCGATCGCGCTTTACAGGCTATGAATTCCAGTCGTAGTTTAATTGTACGAATTATTAAAACAGGTATAAAAAAAGGCGAAATAAGATCTACTGTTGAACCTGATACTGTGGCAACGGTTATTTTCTCTGCTATAGAAGGAGCAATTATGATGAGTAAATTAGAACGAAATCCTATTCATTTAAAAAGGGTTGTAGCTCATCTACAGACATATATTCAAGATTTAGCGTTAAATAAATAG
- a CDS encoding putative exopolysaccharide biosynthesis protein: protein MTNLQTTNSLSSNHREELDINIGNYLQKLKRRWIPALAVFIVTVGTTAFLSGFLEKNYKSEGKILFKKNSVDSFLDLQSKPEQLNSILPDQTPLSTEKLRITSEPVLQQTIDQLKLVDAAGKPLKTEDFKKKLTVEIVGGTDVIQIAYKDPDPVIASKVINTLMDVYIKEQVNSNKKATASADSFVTSTIPKIEDKLQTLESRLQNFYERNQVVDLQEEKRILVGEVGNLNRQIADTGAQLQGAKAQTESLQNQLGLDLKQAIAANQLGSTPQVQSILDQLATTETELAQERQRFNDNHPTVISLNDKKQALNSQLQQLITQYVGTKVSEGLLQAGNVRENQLERFISLKIDELSLQTELASLYKYQQVYLDRAKEVPRLEKEEQALLREVESTRSTYNTLLDNKQEIDILVNQQTGNAEVIELGKVPDKGSTGRVFLIALGVLMGLFLSNLTVILLEMQDRTLKTIPEVKRKFGYQVLGIVPFDSFQDSHGSIIVQREPDSFASEIYRMIQTNLKFLAVKRQPKVIVITSSVPGEGKSTIAANLAAAMAQLGRKVLLIDGDLRKASQQDLWQVSNLMGVKDVITHKTPLDQVVSQPMKQLDLLTAGTIAPNPLALLDSVEMSELVATARKDYELVIIDAPPLAVTADVLTLTKLADGLVFVSRPGIVEHESAELAQETLTNANLSQQVLGLVINGVKPTEFDRYSYHAKYSKKYFTSPENTPSKTATA from the coding sequence ATGACTAACTTGCAGACAACTAATAGTTTATCTTCTAATCATAGAGAAGAACTTGATATCAATATAGGAAATTATTTACAAAAACTTAAACGACGCTGGATACCAGCCTTAGCGGTTTTTATTGTAACTGTTGGGACAACCGCTTTTCTAAGTGGTTTCTTAGAAAAAAACTACAAGTCAGAAGGCAAAATCTTATTTAAAAAGAACTCTGTAGATTCCTTCCTAGATTTACAATCAAAGCCTGAGCAATTAAATTCTATTTTACCTGATCAAACCCCCTTAAGTACAGAGAAGCTTAGAATAACTTCCGAGCCTGTATTGCAACAAACTATAGATCAACTAAAATTAGTAGACGCAGCAGGAAAGCCCCTCAAAACTGAAGATTTTAAGAAAAAACTAACTGTTGAAATTGTAGGTGGCACAGATGTCATACAGATAGCATATAAAGATCCAGATCCTGTTATTGCTTCTAAAGTAATTAATACATTAATGGATGTTTATATCAAAGAACAAGTCAATAGTAATAAGAAAGCAACTGCTAGTGCCGATAGTTTTGTTACTAGTACCATACCCAAGATTGAAGACAAACTACAAACATTAGAATCCCGCTTACAAAACTTTTATGAAAGAAATCAGGTTGTAGATTTACAAGAAGAAAAGAGAATTTTAGTAGGAGAAGTTGGTAATCTTAATCGTCAAATTGCAGACACAGGGGCTCAATTACAAGGAGCAAAAGCTCAAACAGAGAGTTTACAAAATCAATTAGGTTTAGATTTAAAACAAGCGATCGCTGCTAATCAATTAGGCAGCACTCCTCAAGTTCAAAGTATTTTAGATCAATTGGCAACGACAGAAACTGAACTTGCTCAAGAGCGACAACGGTTTAATGATAATCATCCTACAGTCATTAGTCTCAATGACAAAAAACAAGCATTAAATTCCCAATTACAACAATTAATTACTCAGTATGTAGGTACTAAAGTTTCAGAAGGGTTATTACAAGCAGGGAATGTGAGAGAAAATCAGCTAGAAAGATTTATTAGTTTAAAAATAGACGAATTAAGTCTTCAAACTGAATTAGCATCTTTGTATAAATATCAACAAGTTTACCTAGATCGAGCTAAAGAAGTACCTAGACTTGAAAAAGAAGAACAGGCTTTATTGCGCGAGGTTGAAAGTACACGTTCTACCTACAATACATTACTCGATAATAAACAAGAAATAGACATTTTAGTTAACCAACAAACAGGTAATGCTGAAGTTATCGAATTGGGTAAAGTTCCAGACAAAGGCAGTACAGGTAGAGTTTTCCTAATAGCTTTAGGTGTCTTGATGGGGCTTTTTCTCTCAAACTTGACAGTAATTTTACTAGAAATGCAAGATCGAACTTTGAAAACTATTCCTGAAGTTAAACGTAAATTTGGTTATCAGGTTTTAGGAATTGTTCCTTTTGATTCATTTCAAGATAGTCACGGGTCAATTATAGTTCAAAGAGAACCTGATTCTTTTGCTAGTGAAATTTACCGCATGATTCAAACTAACCTCAAGTTTTTAGCTGTAAAAAGGCAACCAAAAGTTATTGTAATCACAAGTTCTGTACCAGGAGAGGGTAAATCTACTATTGCTGCTAATTTGGCAGCAGCTATGGCTCAATTAGGAAGAAAAGTTTTATTAATAGACGGTGATTTAAGAAAAGCTTCCCAGCAAGATCTATGGCAAGTAAGTAACCTCATGGGAGTTAAAGATGTAATAACTCACAAAACGCCTCTAGATCAAGTAGTTAGTCAACCTATGAAACAATTAGATCTATTGACAGCAGGGACAATTGCACCTAATCCCTTGGCTCTTTTAGATTCGGTTGAAATGAGCGAATTAGTAGCCACAGCCAGAAAAGATTATGAGTTAGTTATTATTGATGCCCCTCCATTAGCTGTAACGGCGGATGTTTTAACTTTGACTAAGCTGGCGGATGGTCTTGTGTTTGTCAGTCGTCCTGGAATTGTAGAACATGAGAGTGCTGAGTTGGCGCAGGAAACTCTAACGAATGCTAATCTTTCCCAGCAGGTTTTAGGTCTGGTGATTAATGGTGTTAAACCAACTGAATTTGACCGTTATTCATACCATGCTAAATATAGTAAGAAATATTTTACTAGTCCAGAAAATACCCCTTCTAAGACAGCAACTGCTTAA
- a CDS encoding 5-oxoprolinase (ATP-hydrolyzing) — protein MTNNNQSDPVRLEIFNNLYQFIAEQMGIVLQNTAVSVNIKERLDFSCAIFDSFGSLVANAPHIPVHLGSMSASVSSLIQELGDQIQPGNVYVSNNPYNGGTHLPDVTVITPVFDEVQLRPVLHGRGTVHPQNPTQPIFYVASRGHQADIGGITPGSMPPGSENIKEEGILINNFLLVEAGVFQETAIKKILTNHPYPARNPEQNIADFQAQIAANNCGVKELLNMVKQYGLETVQAYMQFVQDNAEEAVKSAIALLQDGEFISEMDNGAKIQVKITIDHTHRRATIDFTGTSKQLDNNFNAPTAVCQAAILYVFRTLVQDRIPLNAGCLKPLDIIIPPGCMLNPQYPAAVVAGNVETSQNITDCLYGALGIMAASQGTMNNFTFGNQQYQYYETICGGSGAGKNFNGTDAVQTQMTNSRLTDPEILELRFPVLVEEFSIRRGSGGMGINHGGNGVVRKLRFLTQMTAGILSNRRQTFPFALAGGKPGKPGKNYVQRQDKTIEELNSQATVEMQPGDTFIIETPGGGGYGKL, from the coding sequence ATGACTAATAACAACCAAAGCGATCCTGTACGTCTAGAGATCTTTAATAATCTCTATCAATTCATTGCCGAACAAATGGGAATTGTCCTGCAAAATACCGCAGTTTCGGTCAATATCAAAGAAAGATTGGATTTCTCTTGTGCTATTTTTGATAGTTTTGGTTCATTAGTAGCTAACGCACCGCATATTCCTGTGCATTTAGGGTCGATGAGTGCTAGTGTAAGCAGTTTAATTCAAGAATTAGGAGATCAGATTCAGCCTGGGAATGTATATGTATCTAATAATCCCTACAATGGAGGAACACATTTACCCGATGTTACAGTAATTACCCCTGTTTTTGACGAAGTGCAGCTGCGCCCCGTCCTTCACGGGCGGGGTACTGTTCACCCACAAAATCCAACTCAACCTATATTTTATGTGGCTTCTCGGGGGCATCAAGCAGACATAGGAGGTATAACGCCAGGTTCAATGCCTCCTGGGAGTGAGAACATAAAAGAAGAAGGGATATTAATTAATAACTTTTTACTAGTAGAAGCAGGAGTATTTCAAGAAACTGCGATTAAAAAAATATTAACCAATCATCCCTACCCAGCCCGCAACCCTGAACAAAATATAGCTGATTTTCAAGCTCAAATTGCAGCTAATAATTGTGGTGTAAAAGAACTTTTAAATATGGTTAAACAGTATGGTTTAGAAACCGTACAAGCCTATATGCAGTTTGTGCAAGATAATGCAGAAGAAGCAGTGAAATCCGCGATCGCTCTATTGCAAGATGGAGAATTTATTAGTGAGATGGATAACGGTGCAAAAATTCAAGTAAAAATTACTATAGATCATACTCATCGGCGAGCAACCATTGATTTTACAGGTACTTCTAAGCAATTAGATAATAACTTTAATGCTCCTACTGCTGTTTGTCAGGCTGCGATTTTATATGTTTTTCGGACTTTAGTACAAGATAGGATTCCATTGAATGCAGGTTGTCTCAAACCCTTAGATATTATTATTCCCCCAGGCTGTATGCTTAATCCTCAATATCCAGCAGCAGTGGTTGCAGGTAATGTTGAAACTTCTCAAAATATAACCGATTGTCTCTATGGTGCGTTGGGAATTATGGCTGCTTCTCAAGGTACGATGAACAACTTTACTTTCGGTAATCAGCAGTATCAATATTATGAAACTATTTGTGGCGGATCTGGTGCTGGAAAAAATTTTAATGGCACAGATGCAGTACAAACTCAAATGACTAATTCTCGTCTTACTGATCCTGAAATTCTAGAATTACGTTTTCCTGTACTTGTAGAGGAATTTAGTATACGTCGTGGTAGCGGTGGTATGGGAATTAATCATGGTGGTAATGGAGTAGTTAGAAAGTTACGTTTTCTCACCCAGATGACAGCAGGAATTCTATCAAATCGTCGTCAAACATTCCCTTTCGCCTTAGCAGGAGGAAAGCCAGGTAAGCCAGGTAAAAATTATGTTCAAAGACAAGATAAAACCATTGAAGAGTTAAATTCTCAAGCAACAGTTGAAATGCAACCAGGGGATACATTTATTATTGAAACTCCTGGGGGTGGTGGTTATGGCAAATTATGA
- a CDS encoding CMP/dCMP deaminase zinc-binding protein, which yields MNHDQFMQEALKEAKKGDLPYGAVIVKDDEIVIRGYNTAQTDNDLSAHGEINALRAFTKKYGYSLDALAGYTLYTTCEPCPMCAAACVWAGVSRIVYGASTQQLIELNTEQIDLTCKSVVEKGFQKIEVIGGILAEECLELFKKL from the coding sequence ATGAATCACGATCAATTTATGCAAGAGGCATTAAAAGAAGCCAAAAAAGGAGATTTACCCTATGGTGCTGTAATAGTTAAAGATGATGAAATTGTGATCCGTGGATATAACACGGCGCAAACAGATAACGATTTATCGGCGCATGGAGAAATAAACGCTTTACGTGCCTTTACCAAAAAATACGGTTATTCCCTAGATGCTTTAGCTGGCTATACTTTATATACCACTTGTGAACCTTGTCCTATGTGTGCAGCAGCTTGCGTTTGGGCTGGTGTTTCCCGTATAGTTTATGGAGCGTCTACACAACAATTAATTGAACTTAATACCGAACAAATAGATTTAACTTGTAAAAGTGTTGTCGAAAAGGGATTTCAAAAGATAGAAGTTATCGGCGGTATTTTGGCAGAAGAATGTTTAGAATTATTTAAAAAACTTTAA
- a CDS encoding type 11 methyltransferase, which translates to MQSTSDLEKLIPNSATKFAYQGFQEGKKVFGVLHKIVSDRLTNTVLPEQQAKSQPLSPEILLKLQARIKQLEEQDWQDAQNGVYPNSLLFDNPWSDFFRYYPEVWLDMFKIWERLEKKEYQRFDQSIDQVGYPNYYLQNFHYQTDGYLSDMSANLYDLQVEILFNGSADAMRRRILAPLKQGLQTFSHLLPQQLKVLDVACGTGRTLRMIRAALPKASLYGTDLSPAYLRKANQLLSEIPGELPQLLQANAEKLPYLDNYFHGLTSVFLFHELPASARQCVINEAFRVLVPGGVLVICDSMQALDSPDFEVMMNNFPAVFHEPYYRHYISDNMEDRLTSAGFTNIQVSNHFVSKYWTAYKPVN; encoded by the coding sequence ATGCAATCAACTTCAGATTTAGAAAAACTTATTCCCAATTCAGCCACCAAGTTTGCTTATCAAGGATTTCAGGAAGGAAAAAAAGTATTTGGTGTTCTTCATAAAATAGTCAGCGATCGCCTTACTAATACGGTTCTTCCCGAACAACAGGCTAAAAGTCAACCCCTCTCCCCAGAAATCCTCTTGAAGCTTCAAGCAAGAATCAAGCAATTAGAAGAGCAGGACTGGCAAGATGCTCAAAACGGAGTTTATCCTAATAGTTTGTTATTTGATAACCCTTGGTCTGACTTTTTCCGCTATTATCCCGAAGTTTGGCTAGATATGTTCAAAATTTGGGAAAGATTAGAAAAAAAAGAATATCAAAGATTTGATCAGTCTATCGATCAAGTAGGGTATCCCAACTATTATCTACAAAACTTTCACTATCAAACTGATGGTTATCTTAGTGATATGTCTGCTAATCTTTATGATTTGCAAGTAGAAATCTTGTTCAATGGATCAGCAGATGCCATGCGTCGCCGTATTCTTGCACCTTTAAAACAAGGCTTACAAACCTTTTCTCATCTACTACCTCAACAGTTAAAAGTATTAGATGTCGCTTGTGGCACAGGACGCACACTAAGAATGATTCGTGCTGCATTACCTAAAGCATCTTTATATGGCACAGATTTATCCCCAGCCTACTTACGTAAGGCTAATCAGCTACTGTCTGAAATACCAGGTGAGTTACCCCAACTATTGCAGGCTAACGCCGAAAAGTTACCTTATTTAGATAACTATTTTCATGGTTTAACTTCCGTCTTCCTATTTCATGAGCTTCCCGCTTCTGCTAGACAATGCGTTATTAATGAAGCATTCCGTGTCCTAGTCCCTGGTGGAGTATTGGTTATTTGTGACTCGATGCAAGCCTTAGATTCTCCAGACTTCGAGGTAATGATGAATAACTTTCCTGCTGTTTTTCACGAGCCTTATTACAGACACTATATCTCCGATAATATGGAAGATCGCTTAACAAGTGCAGGATTTACTAATATCCAGGTAAGTAACCACTTTGTTAGTAAATATTGGACTGCTTACAAGCCAGTTAACTAA
- a CDS encoding glutathione S-transferase-like protein translates to MLQFYYHPLSPLSRRVWIALLEKEISFAPIIINLKEKEQFKREFLAINPFHHIPVIIDDGLRVIESMAILDYLECKYPQKPMLPKEPEQLAKVRMSQMLVNNELSSLIIPLIKETQDSAQLSKVKRKINRILCFLAQLLADDLYFGGKTLSLGDIVAGNTIILIKKLGYNFEQIEQINRWCDRLMQRQPWQITQPEKQQITQFKQIVQELIK, encoded by the coding sequence ATGCTGCAATTCTATTATCACCCTCTATCACCCCTATCCCGTCGTGTTTGGATCGCTTTATTAGAAAAAGAAATTTCTTTTGCACCGATAATTATCAACCTAAAAGAAAAAGAACAGTTTAAGCGCGAGTTTTTGGCAATTAATCCCTTTCATCATATTCCAGTAATTATCGATGATGGTTTGCGAGTTATAGAATCGATGGCAATTTTAGATTATTTGGAGTGCAAATATCCTCAAAAGCCAATGCTGCCAAAAGAGCCAGAGCAATTAGCTAAGGTCAGAATGTCGCAAATGCTAGTCAACAACGAATTATCTTCTTTAATAATTCCTTTAATTAAGGAAACACAAGATTCAGCCCAATTAAGTAAGGTAAAACGGAAAATTAATAGGATACTATGCTTTTTAGCTCAATTATTAGCCGATGATCTTTATTTTGGGGGCAAAACCTTATCTTTGGGTGATATCGTTGCAGGTAATACAATCATTTTAATTAAAAAACTGGGTTACAATTTCGAGCAAATTGAGCAAATTAATCGCTGGTGCGATCGCTTGATGCAAAGGCAACCCTGGCAGATAACCCAACCTGAGAAACAACAAATAACCCAATTTAAGCAAATAGTACAAGAATTAATCAAATAA
- a CDS encoding 2-isopropylmalate synthase/homocitrate synthase family protein, translated as MKQKPKIWIYDTTLRDGAQGEGISMSLDDKLKIARKLDQMGIPLIEGGWPGANPKDVQFFWRLQEEPLQNSELVAFCSTRRPHVAVSEDQMLQAILAAKTHWVTIFGKSWDLHVTEILKTSLEENLAMISETIEYLRAQGRKVIYDAEHWFDGYKYNSEYALKTLQTALEAGAEWLVLCDTNGGTLPHEISEIITEINLALPESLNKLGIHTHNDAGTAVANAIAAVRAGATMVQGTINGYGERCGNANLCTLIPNLQLKLGYHCLQDQQLDQLSPISRAISEIVNLAPDDHAPFVGRSAFAHKAGVHVSAVEKNPITYEHIKPELIGNQRRIVISDQSGLSNVLHYAAKFGINLSKQDVSCRQILDKLKKLEHQGYQFEAAEASFELLMRSILNPGKQLFTLKGFQVHCDIQKNDNPASTALATIKVEVDGKNLLEVAEGNGPVAALDSALRKALVKFFPQIADFYLADYKVRILDGGAGTAAKTRVLVESSNGVERWTTIGVSVNILDASYQAVVEGMEYGLLLQTNCKAVIARSAAKRQITDDQKKQNRHC; from the coding sequence ATGAAACAAAAACCGAAAATTTGGATTTACGACACCACCTTAAGAGATGGCGCACAAGGAGAAGGAATTTCCATGTCCTTAGATGATAAACTCAAGATTGCCCGTAAACTCGATCAAATGGGCATACCGTTAATTGAGGGTGGGTGGCCAGGAGCTAATCCTAAAGATGTACAGTTTTTTTGGCGATTACAAGAAGAACCGCTTCAAAATTCCGAATTAGTCGCTTTTTGTTCTACTCGTCGTCCTCATGTGGCTGTCTCTGAAGATCAAATGCTTCAGGCAATTCTGGCTGCTAAAACTCATTGGGTAACAATATTTGGCAAGTCTTGGGATCTCCATGTCACAGAAATCCTAAAAACCAGTTTAGAAGAAAATCTAGCAATGATTAGCGAGACAATCGAATATCTACGCGCTCAAGGTAGAAAAGTAATTTATGATGCTGAACATTGGTTTGATGGTTATAAATATAATTCTGAATATGCTCTAAAAACGCTGCAAACAGCATTAGAAGCAGGGGCGGAATGGTTAGTTTTGTGCGATACCAATGGTGGAACATTACCCCATGAAATTAGTGAGATAATTACCGAAATTAATTTAGCTTTACCTGAGTCTTTAAATAAATTAGGTATACATACCCATAATGATGCAGGAACAGCAGTTGCTAATGCGATCGCTGCCGTGAGGGCAGGTGCAACTATGGTACAAGGTACAATTAATGGTTATGGAGAAAGATGTGGTAATGCTAATCTTTGTACTCTAATTCCTAATTTACAGTTAAAACTTGGCTACCATTGTCTGCAAGATCAACAATTAGATCAATTAAGTCCCATTAGTAGGGCGATCAGCGAAATAGTAAATCTTGCGCCTGATGATCATGCACCATTTGTAGGGCGATCGGCATTTGCTCATAAAGCAGGGGTTCATGTTTCCGCAGTTGAGAAAAACCCCATAACTTACGAACATATAAAGCCAGAATTAATTGGTAATCAAAGAAGGATTGTTATCTCAGATCAGTCGGGTTTAAGTAATGTTTTACATTATGCTGCTAAATTTGGGATTAACCTTAGTAAACAAGACGTTAGTTGTCGTCAAATTCTAGATAAATTAAAAAAATTAGAGCATCAAGGATATCAATTTGAAGCAGCCGAAGCAAGTTTTGAACTGCTCATGCGCTCAATTCTTAACCCTGGAAAACAATTATTTACTCTTAAAGGGTTTCAAGTTCATTGTGATATTCAGAAAAATGATAATCCAGCCAGCACAGCTTTAGCTACGATAAAAGTAGAAGTAGATGGTAAAAACTTACTAGAGGTAGCAGAAGGAAATGGGCCAGTAGCAGCGTTAGATAGTGCTTTACGCAAGGCACTTGTTAAATTCTTTCCCCAAATAGCTGATTTTTACTTGGCAGACTATAAAGTTCGTATCCTAGATGGGGGCGCAGGTACAGCAGCCAAAACTCGCGTATTAGTAGAATCAAGCAACGGTGTAGAACGCTGGACAACTATAGGAGTTTCCGTCAATATTCTTGATGCTTCTTATCAAGCGGTAGTAGAAGGGATGGAATATGGTTTACTATTGCAAACTAACTGCAAAGCAGTCATCGCAAGATCTGCCGCTAAACGACAGATTACCGATGACCAAAAAAAACAAAATAGGCATTGTTAA
- a CDS encoding O-antigen polymerase produces MTKSNINALNIFEYIFSILSLVHISQAITPLILTKGVNEGDGIELSSFDLSLNAEISLFIYFITSILLVMRWKRVLAIMSSNKLVWMLMTVILLSFLWSVNPPQTFRFSIYALGTTMFGLYLATRYTLQEQMDLVGWTYALLLILSLLLAVIIPKYGLMAGVHDGALRGVFTHKNQFGAFMSLGGVVFFLNALRKQKYSWIYWVMLALCCTAMIMSRSTTAIGTFAFMLMLCLVYRIFRWRYEVMVSAVLAVTIIGIGTVIFLASYVGSDSIFSSVGKDTTLSGRTFIWRYVWDQIQLHPWLGYGLSAFWNGYEGPSGYVQLAMRIPVAYAHNGFLDIWLSIGLVGLSVFVIGFLATTGQSLELLRKTNSPEGFWPLLFLTYILLSNLTEGTITTMSNFFWAVYVAISYSLIISRNNEYAIDK; encoded by the coding sequence ATGACTAAAAGTAACATTAATGCTTTAAACATTTTTGAATATATCTTTTCAATTCTGTCTTTAGTTCATATATCACAAGCAATTACACCGTTAATCTTAACTAAAGGTGTTAATGAGGGGGATGGTATTGAGCTTAGTAGTTTTGATCTATCTTTAAACGCTGAGATCTCTTTATTTATTTATTTTATAACCTCAATACTTTTAGTGATGAGATGGAAAAGGGTCTTAGCAATTATGTCTAGTAATAAACTTGTTTGGATGCTAATGACGGTAATTCTTTTGTCCTTCCTCTGGTCAGTTAATCCACCTCAAACTTTCAGATTTAGTATTTACGCCCTTGGCACTACTATGTTTGGGCTTTATCTCGCTACTCGTTACACTTTGCAAGAGCAAATGGATTTAGTAGGTTGGACTTACGCTCTATTGCTAATTTTGAGTCTTTTATTAGCTGTGATCATTCCTAAGTATGGACTAATGGCAGGTGTTCATGACGGTGCTTTGCGCGGTGTCTTTACCCACAAAAACCAATTTGGTGCTTTTATGTCTCTTGGTGGCGTAGTTTTCTTTTTAAATGCTCTGCGAAAGCAAAAATACAGTTGGATTTATTGGGTAATGTTAGCCTTGTGCTGTACTGCCATGATCATGTCGCGATCGACGACTGCTATAGGCACTTTTGCTTTTATGTTAATGCTTTGCTTAGTTTATCGTATCTTCCGTTGGCGATATGAAGTAATGGTTTCTGCCGTTTTGGCGGTCACAATTATCGGTATAGGGACTGTGATTTTTCTGGCAAGTTATGTTGGTTCAGATTCAATTTTTAGTTCTGTAGGCAAAGATACTACACTTTCAGGTAGAACTTTTATTTGGCGATATGTTTGGGATCAAATTCAGTTGCATCCTTGGTTAGGGTATGGATTATCTGCGTTTTGGAACGGTTACGAAGGACCTTCAGGATATGTGCAATTGGCAATGAGAATTCCTGTGGCATATGCTCATAATGGCTTTCTCGATATTTGGCTTTCTATCGGATTAGTGGGTTTAAGCGTATTTGTTATAGGATTTTTAGCAACTACAGGTCAGTCATTAGAATTGTTGCGTAAAACTAATAGTCCAGAAGGATTTTGGCCTCTTTTGTTTTTGACTTATATTTTATTGTCGAATTTGACTGAAGGGACTATTACAACGATGAGTAACTTTTTTTGGGCAGTATATGTAGCGATTTCTTATTCTCTGATCATCTCTCGGAATAATGAGTATGCAATTGACAAATAA
- a CDS encoding nitroreductase, protein MNNTTFNPEQTLEQLQWRYATKKFDPTKKIPDDTWKILEQSLVLSPSSFGLQPWQFFVVRNPQIRQQLIEHSWGQKPVVEASHLVVFAIKQNINHDDVDHYIQRMAEVRKVSTEDLAGFSNVVKGFLQNPPFPLDVDQWAGKQAYIALGFFMSCAAMLEIDTLPMEGFIPAKYDEILDLNSKGYSAVVICAAGYRAEDDKYAQMPKVRYSTEEVVQYID, encoded by the coding sequence ATGAATAACACCACCTTCAACCCTGAACAAACTCTAGAACAACTTCAATGGCGTTACGCTACAAAAAAGTTTGATCCCACTAAAAAAATACCTGATGACACCTGGAAAATTTTAGAGCAAAGTTTGGTATTATCTCCTTCATCTTTTGGATTACAACCTTGGCAATTTTTTGTTGTTCGTAATCCTCAAATAAGACAACAACTTATAGAACATTCTTGGGGACAAAAACCAGTAGTTGAGGCTTCCCATCTTGTAGTATTTGCCATTAAGCAAAATATTAATCATGATGATGTTGATCACTATATTCAAAGGATGGCTGAGGTACGAAAAGTATCTACTGAAGATCTCGCAGGTTTTAGCAATGTTGTTAAAGGTTTCTTACAAAATCCTCCTTTTCCTCTAGATGTCGATCAATGGGCTGGTAAACAAGCATATATTGCTTTAGGGTTTTTTATGAGTTGCGCTGCTATGTTAGAAATTGATACATTGCCGATGGAAGGCTTCATCCCTGCAAAATACGACGAAATTTTGGATCTTAATAGTAAAGGTTATAGTGCGGTTGTGATTTGTGCTGCTGGATATCGCGCCGAAGACGATAAATACGCCCAAATGCCTAAAGTTCGTTACTCTACAGAGGAAGTGGTGCAATACATAGATTAA